Proteins encoded in a region of the Terriglobales bacterium genome:
- a CDS encoding ATP-binding cassette domain-containing protein: MIELRQVSQLYPARAAANKHGGEKPVPMLRALDQVSLRVEAGEWLAVIGPSGSGKSTLVNLIGCLHRPTSGEIWLDGQNLSTVSSAERNRIRAEKIGFIFQSFHLIPYLTALENVMLAQYFHSLTDEAEALEALERVGLKDRAQHLPAHLSGGEQQRVCIARALINDPKIVLADEPTGNLDARNEELVLRLLRELHRQGRTIIMVTHDPLVSRLADRRVELHHGRIVTQEAFEMGDEEQFDEILEEMWVWEEAGAVAEVGLMEVHGTLSLSMAVEKMTELGLVTTRQHPGHKHDYPPVVNPCHDTLRPADNLPVDGDLVIEFTDRGRKRAEDVIRRHRLAERLFIESLGMQNQEEIAEQACKFEHILSPEATEKICSFLGHPETCPHGATIPPGPCCSGRRMAGAKGTVTQSHKQR, from the coding sequence ATGATCGAGCTTCGTCAGGTAAGCCAGCTTTACCCCGCGCGCGCCGCCGCAAACAAACACGGCGGCGAAAAGCCTGTTCCAATGCTGCGCGCTCTGGATCAGGTATCGCTGCGTGTGGAAGCAGGCGAGTGGCTGGCGGTGATCGGGCCCTCGGGCTCCGGCAAATCCACGCTCGTCAACCTGATCGGCTGCCTTCATCGTCCAACCTCCGGAGAGATCTGGCTCGATGGGCAAAACCTCTCCACCGTTTCTTCCGCAGAACGTAACCGTATTCGCGCGGAAAAGATCGGATTCATCTTCCAATCCTTCCATCTGATTCCCTATCTGACAGCCCTTGAGAACGTCATGCTGGCGCAATACTTCCATAGCCTGACCGACGAAGCTGAAGCTTTGGAAGCTCTAGAGCGCGTCGGTTTGAAAGACCGCGCACAGCACTTGCCGGCGCATCTTTCTGGCGGAGAGCAGCAGCGAGTCTGCATTGCTCGCGCACTGATCAACGATCCCAAGATCGTGCTCGCTGACGAGCCTACCGGCAACCTCGACGCCCGCAATGAAGAACTGGTCTTGCGCCTGCTGCGCGAACTGCACCGGCAAGGACGCACCATCATCATGGTTACGCATGATCCGCTGGTGTCGCGACTGGCGGATCGGCGGGTGGAACTGCATCACGGCCGCATCGTTACTCAGGAAGCCTTTGAGATGGGTGACGAGGAGCAGTTCGACGAAATTCTGGAAGAGATGTGGGTGTGGGAAGAAGCCGGCGCGGTCGCCGAAGTCGGCCTGATGGAGGTGCACGGCACACTGTCGCTGTCGATGGCGGTCGAGAAGATGACCGAGTTGGGTTTGGTCACCACCCGGCAGCACCCCGGGCACAAGCACGATTACCCTCCTGTCGTGAATCCCTGCCACGACACCCTGCGGCCAGCGGACAATCTGCCTGTTGATGGGGATCTGGTGATCGAGTTCACTGACAGAGGCCGTAAGCGCGCTGAGGACGTAATTCGCCGTCATCGCCTGGCCGAGCGCCTGTTCATCGAGAGCCTGGGCATGCAGAACCAGGAAGAGATTGCGGAGCAGGCTTGCAAATTCGAGCACATCCTTTCGCCGGAAGCGACGGAAAAAATTTGCTCTTTTCTGGGACATCCGGAGACTTGCCCACACGGTGCGACAATTCCGCCGGGGCCCTGCTGTAGTGGCCGTAGGATGGCCGGGGCCAAGGGCACGGTCACACAAAGCCACAAGCAACGTTAG
- a CDS encoding trimeric intracellular cation channel family protein: MQSSSDRLLLVIDLAGTALFALEGAMAAIRGGLDFFGVMVLSFAVALGGGVIRDLLIGAVPPAAIRDWRYPVVAFTSGTAIFFLFHYFVRAVPASWIMMLDAAALGLFAIAGTQKALAYRLNRLVAPLLGTITGVGGGTIRDVFLAQVPLVLRADVYATAALAGSVVYIAVRRLRIPRSLAALIGWAVCFLLRVVSVWRHWSLPRVLEP, translated from the coding sequence GTGCAGAGCAGCTCTGACCGACTTCTGCTGGTCATCGATCTGGCGGGTACGGCCTTGTTCGCGCTCGAAGGTGCAATGGCGGCCATCCGCGGCGGCCTCGACTTCTTCGGCGTCATGGTGTTGTCGTTCGCCGTGGCCCTCGGCGGAGGAGTGATTCGCGACCTGCTTATTGGAGCGGTTCCACCAGCGGCCATCCGCGATTGGCGCTATCCGGTCGTTGCCTTTACCTCCGGAACGGCCATCTTTTTTCTCTTTCACTACTTTGTCCGAGCCGTTCCGGCTTCCTGGATCATGATGCTGGACGCGGCTGCACTGGGGCTCTTTGCCATCGCCGGTACTCAGAAGGCATTGGCTTACAGGCTCAATCGCCTGGTTGCACCGCTGCTGGGCACGATTACCGGGGTCGGTGGAGGCACCATTCGGGATGTCTTTTTGGCGCAAGTACCGCTAGTCCTTCGCGCGGACGTGTACGCCACGGCGGCGCTGGCAGGATCGGTGGTCTATATCGCTGTCCGCCGATTGAGGATCCCTCGCAGTCTGGCAGCCTTGATCGGTTGGGCAGTCTGCTTTCTGTTACGGGTGGTTAGTGTCTGGCGGCATTGGTCTCTGCCCCGGGTGTTGGAGCCCTGA
- a CDS encoding class I SAM-dependent methyltransferase, whose amino-acid sequence MPFIFLVFVVLSNALSDSTQRSSPLHIREISFAEAAPVLKDEDVEKAIPPELRDQDPKRLQALWPQWVKARDAETRRRLATGCQDSLVNLLLFGTSYTRQPRLTPDRLWALRENPETRNALLQGRIHDLVVALNRPQNNERLQFMRRFLEAKGYGFQNPANQIRVAEYLVSSFKRMLSDAGAYKEMLEVAEHLQDPNEEFARRSTLFENRGLSIDTSLMPNFAVEEALKQVKRVKLAAPGGVRRIGIIGPGLDFVDKTSGYDFYPEQTIQPFALMDSLLRLELASSETLQVTTFDISPQVNQHLASMAAHSQRGQSYVVQLPLDNQKKWRPEAIQYWQRFGNMIGTSVAPLPPPSAVGNVRTRAVRIPPAIAQKIRAIDANVIYQRPELSADERFDLLLVTNVLIYYNVFEQSLAMVNIAQMLRPGGILLSNDNLLEVGDTPLHLVGYVAIPYSDRSGDGDRILCYQRD is encoded by the coding sequence ATGCCTTTCATTTTTCTGGTGTTTGTGGTCCTGTCGAATGCTCTAAGCGATTCCACTCAGAGAAGCTCGCCACTCCACATCAGGGAAATTTCCTTCGCAGAAGCGGCGCCGGTCCTGAAAGATGAAGATGTAGAGAAAGCCATCCCTCCCGAGCTCAGAGATCAGGATCCAAAACGATTGCAAGCCCTGTGGCCGCAGTGGGTAAAAGCACGTGACGCAGAGACCCGCCGCCGGCTAGCCACAGGATGCCAGGACTCACTTGTCAACCTGCTGCTGTTTGGAACGTCATACACTCGCCAGCCGCGCCTCACTCCCGACCGTTTGTGGGCACTCCGAGAGAATCCCGAGACCCGAAATGCATTGTTACAAGGACGGATCCATGATCTGGTGGTAGCGTTGAACCGGCCGCAAAACAACGAGCGTCTTCAATTCATGCGCCGCTTTCTGGAAGCGAAAGGTTATGGGTTTCAGAACCCAGCCAATCAGATCCGCGTCGCAGAATATCTGGTCAGCAGCTTCAAGCGCATGCTCAGCGATGCGGGGGCGTATAAGGAAATGCTCGAGGTAGCCGAGCACCTTCAGGATCCAAATGAAGAATTCGCCCGACGCTCCACTCTTTTTGAGAATCGCGGACTTTCCATCGATACGTCCCTCATGCCCAATTTTGCGGTGGAAGAAGCCCTCAAGCAGGTCAAGCGCGTAAAGCTGGCAGCGCCTGGCGGAGTTCGCCGCATCGGCATTATCGGTCCAGGGCTGGACTTTGTTGACAAGACCTCCGGCTACGACTTCTATCCCGAGCAGACGATTCAGCCTTTCGCATTGATGGATAGTTTGCTCAGGCTGGAGCTGGCTAGTTCTGAAACCCTGCAGGTAACGACGTTCGACATCAGTCCCCAGGTCAACCAACATCTCGCATCGATGGCAGCACACTCCCAGCGAGGACAATCCTATGTAGTCCAGCTTCCACTGGATAACCAGAAGAAGTGGAGGCCGGAAGCCATTCAATATTGGCAGCGCTTCGGAAATATGATCGGCACTTCGGTCGCGCCCCTGCCTCCCCCCAGTGCGGTCGGCAATGTGCGGACGCGGGCAGTCCGCATTCCCCCTGCCATTGCGCAGAAGATCAGAGCGATCGATGCTAATGTGATCTATCAGCGGCCAGAGTTATCCGCCGACGAACGTTTCGATCTGCTACTGGTCACCAACGTCTTGATCTACTACAACGTGTTCGAGCAAAGCCTGGCCATGGTGAACATTGCGCAGATGCTGCGGCCCGGCGGAATTCTGCTGTCAAACGATAATCTCCTGGAAGTCGGAGATACGCCCCTGCACCTGGTCGGCTACGTCGCCATTCCCTACTCCGACCGAAGCGGCGACGGCGATCGCATCCTGTGTTACCAACGCGATTGA
- a CDS encoding cold-shock protein has product MEQGTVKWFNDAKGFGFITRQSGEDVFVHFSAIQSSGFRSLQEGQAVQFSVTKGPKGLQAENVQVL; this is encoded by the coding sequence ATGGAACAAGGAACAGTAAAGTGGTTTAACGATGCCAAGGGTTTTGGCTTCATCACCCGTCAAAGCGGCGAAGATGTATTCGTGCATTTTTCCGCGATTCAGTCCAGCGGCTTTCGCAGTCTGCAGGAAGGTCAGGCGGTACAGTTCAGCGTCACCAAAGGCCCGAAGGGTTTGCAAGCGGAAAACGTTCAGGTTCTCTAG
- the groES gene encoding co-chaperone GroES, translating into MATKLTPLHDRIVVRRVEESETTRGGIIIPDTAKDKPQEGEVISVGKGKINEDGKVFPLDVKAGDRILFGKYAGTEIKIDGEDFLIMREEEVLGILEGSHKGSKEHAGARK; encoded by the coding sequence ATGGCAACTAAGCTCACCCCCTTGCATGACCGGATTGTGGTCCGGCGTGTGGAGGAATCGGAAACCACCCGTGGGGGCATCATCATCCCCGACACCGCTAAGGACAAGCCCCAGGAGGGTGAAGTCATCTCCGTCGGCAAGGGAAAGATCAATGAAGACGGCAAGGTATTCCCCCTGGATGTAAAAGCAGGCGATCGCATCCTGTTTGGCAAGTACGCCGGCACCGAAATCAAGATCGACGGCGAAGACTTCCTGATCATGCGGGAAGAAGAAGTGCTCGGCATTCTCGAGGGCTCGCACAAAGGCAGCAAAGAGCATGCCGGAGCGCGCAAGTAG
- a CDS encoding carboxypeptidase-like regulatory domain-containing protein translates to MKIRALVLALLLILVLSWGGIALVAGEKSKACDLSFKVLRASNGKPVRNAAVVLHPVDKKGKQESGGIELKTDSDGNAAFNSVPYGKLRIQVLAPGFQTFGQDYDINEPSKIIEVKLNPPQKEYSIYENKPKNDDPKTLPKESPKQ, encoded by the coding sequence ATGAAGATTCGTGCCCTGGTTCTCGCCTTGCTGCTGATTCTTGTCCTGAGTTGGGGAGGGATTGCTCTGGTTGCGGGTGAAAAATCGAAAGCCTGCGATCTTAGTTTCAAAGTTCTCAGGGCGAGCAACGGTAAGCCTGTACGCAACGCAGCTGTCGTTCTGCATCCGGTAGACAAGAAGGGGAAGCAGGAATCTGGCGGGATCGAACTGAAGACTGATTCCGACGGCAATGCCGCGTTCAACAGTGTGCCTTACGGTAAGTTGAGAATCCAGGTACTGGCGCCCGGCTTTCAGACGTTCGGGCAGGACTATGACATCAATGAGCCGAGCAAAATTATCGAAGTGAAACTGAACCCGCCGCAGAAGGAATACTCCATCTACGAAAACAAGCCAAAGAACGATGATCCCAAAACTCTGCCGAAAGAGTCTCCCAAACAATAA
- a CDS encoding PAS domain S-box protein — protein MSTTEIPASSSSASAYPPSTASAHVVQFYGADEALMENLLRLVGTALVEGDAAVVIATQAHLKELAANLSSRCLDLTQALQQGSYVPLDASQTLAEFVVDGRPDRARFLDYMGGIIAQAARSSGKEHPRVVVFGEMVALLWADGDSEAAIQLEQLWNDLAKGQPFVLHCAYPLADFYRSEHSEALQKISAEHTAVLPHESYTALTDEGARLRTVALLQQKAQALEHELVLRQFEARFRLFVEAVQDYAIFMLDADGRVASWNAGAQRLKGYQAEEIIGKHFSVFYPEEDLKWGKPDWELKVAAKEGRFEDEGWRVRKDGSRFWANVIITALKDSAGNLIGFGKVTRDFTERMQTQVALQRAKEELERQVAERQSAEQKLRDSEASLRRLSLHLLRTQDEERRRIGRELHDTLGQYLAALKITLDSFSASASDQQLTDTIAECLHLTGEAIREMRTLSYLMYPPMLEEMGLNSAIGWYLEGFTERSQIQTTLEAPADFRRLAPDVELTLFRVLQEALTNVHRHSGSSTAHVRLFVENGTVGLEIKDHGKGIPRDMLQAASPDCPTSRGVGLRGMKERLQDLGGSLQVLTNGGTTIRALVPVK, from the coding sequence ATGAGCACCACGGAAATCCCTGCCTCCTCCAGTTCGGCGTCTGCGTATCCGCCGTCAACCGCATCCGCGCATGTTGTCCAGTTTTACGGGGCTGATGAAGCTCTGATGGAGAACTTATTGCGACTGGTGGGCACCGCGCTGGTCGAGGGCGATGCAGCGGTGGTGATTGCTACGCAGGCGCATCTCAAGGAACTCGCTGCCAATTTGAGCTCTCGCTGTCTCGATCTCACTCAGGCCTTGCAACAGGGCAGCTATGTACCGCTGGACGCATCGCAAACGCTTGCGGAATTCGTGGTGGATGGCAGGCCTGATCGGGCCCGGTTCCTTGACTATATGGGAGGAATCATCGCGCAGGCAGCCAGGAGTTCGGGTAAGGAGCACCCGCGAGTGGTTGTCTTTGGAGAGATGGTTGCATTGCTGTGGGCGGACGGCGACTCGGAAGCGGCGATCCAGCTCGAGCAGTTATGGAACGATCTGGCGAAAGGCCAGCCATTCGTTCTGCATTGTGCCTACCCCCTCGCGGACTTTTACCGTAGCGAGCATTCTGAAGCTCTACAGAAAATCTCCGCCGAGCACACCGCGGTGCTACCTCATGAGAGCTACACTGCGCTGACCGACGAAGGCGCACGGCTTCGCACGGTGGCCCTTTTACAGCAGAAAGCACAAGCCCTTGAACATGAACTTGTCTTGCGGCAATTCGAAGCGCGCTTCCGGCTCTTTGTGGAAGCCGTTCAGGATTATGCCATCTTCATGCTCGATGCCGACGGACGGGTAGCCAGCTGGAATGCGGGAGCGCAACGGCTAAAGGGTTACCAGGCCGAGGAAATTATCGGAAAGCATTTCTCCGTTTTCTACCCGGAGGAAGATCTCAAGTGGGGCAAGCCCGATTGGGAGCTCAAAGTCGCCGCCAAAGAAGGAAGGTTCGAGGACGAAGGTTGGCGCGTGCGCAAGGACGGTTCTCGCTTCTGGGCGAACGTGATTATCACCGCTCTCAAAGATTCGGCAGGCAACTTGATCGGCTTCGGCAAAGTCACCCGCGATTTTACCGAGCGCATGCAGACGCAAGTGGCACTGCAGCGCGCGAAAGAAGAACTGGAGAGGCAGGTTGCTGAAAGACAATCGGCGGAACAAAAGCTCCGGGATTCCGAAGCTTCCCTTCGCCGTCTTTCCTTGCATCTGCTGCGCACCCAGGATGAAGAGCGCCGCCGCATCGGAAGAGAGCTGCACGACACCCTCGGCCAATACTTGGCGGCTTTGAAAATCACGTTGGATTCGTTCTCTGCTTCAGCCTCGGACCAGCAGCTCACTGACACGATCGCGGAATGCCTGCATTTGACCGGCGAAGCCATTCGCGAGATGCGCACCCTTTCCTACCTTATGTATCCTCCGATGTTGGAGGAAATGGGATTGAATTCAGCCATTGGCTGGTATCTGGAAGGGTTCACAGAGCGCAGCCAGATTCAAACCACCTTGGAGGCCCCTGCTGACTTCCGCCGCCTTGCTCCGGATGTGGAATTGACCCTGTTCCGAGTGCTGCAGGAAGCATTGACCAATGTCCACCGTCACTCCGGCAGCTCCACCGCGCACGTCAGGTTGTTCGTGGAGAATGGAACTGTGGGGCTGGAAATTAAAGATCACGGGAAAGGGATTCCGCGGGACATGCTCCAGGCCGCGAGCCCCGATTGCCCTACCAGCCGAGGTGTTGGGTTACGAGGAATGAAGGAGCGCCTTCAAGACCTGGGTGGCAGCCTGCAAGTCTTAACCAATGGCGGAACCACGATACGCGCCCTGGTTCCTGTGAAATAG
- a CDS encoding VWA domain-containing protein, which yields MPRPWHRLVILCLFVPAALMRSQQVPTFSASVKVVNVLATVREKKGPIVKNLTKDDFLLEEDGRPQMVRYFAQETNLPLTLGLLVDTSLSQRRVLEQERTASYSFLDHMLREKDLAFVIHFDREVELLQDLTPSRQKLEAALSLLQTPEPMRRSVSTGGPWPGPGPTGGPVPSGGHRAAGTLLYDSVYLASDELMQKQEGRKAYIILTDGVDIGSKLTLERAIESSQRANTIVYSILFSDESAYGNPGGFGGHMGGMGRHGGYGYPRFPQPQHADGKKVLERMSKETGGRMFEVSKKLPIDQIYAQIEEELRNQYNLGYTPERAAGTASGYHKIHVATKQKDLIVQARDGYYAEQ from the coding sequence ATGCCAAGGCCCTGGCATCGGCTTGTGATTCTGTGTCTGTTTGTGCCCGCCGCGCTTATGCGCAGCCAGCAAGTCCCCACGTTTTCCGCCAGCGTTAAAGTCGTGAATGTGCTGGCCACGGTGCGCGAGAAAAAGGGGCCGATCGTCAAGAATCTAACGAAGGACGATTTTCTTTTGGAAGAAGACGGACGCCCACAGATGGTTCGCTACTTCGCCCAGGAGACCAATCTCCCGCTCACCCTGGGCCTGCTTGTGGATACCAGCCTCAGTCAGCGGCGGGTGCTGGAGCAGGAGCGTACCGCTAGCTACAGTTTTCTTGATCACATGCTGCGCGAGAAGGACCTGGCCTTTGTCATTCACTTTGACCGGGAAGTGGAATTGCTTCAGGACCTCACGCCTTCGCGGCAAAAGCTGGAAGCGGCGCTCAGCCTGCTGCAGACGCCCGAACCCATGCGCCGCAGCGTCAGCACAGGCGGGCCGTGGCCCGGGCCGGGTCCCACGGGCGGGCCGGTCCCGAGTGGCGGCCATCGCGCGGCCGGTACCTTGCTCTACGATTCCGTCTATCTTGCCTCCGACGAACTCATGCAGAAACAGGAGGGTCGCAAGGCCTACATCATCCTCACCGACGGGGTGGATATCGGCAGCAAGCTCACCCTCGAACGTGCAATCGAGTCCTCGCAACGGGCCAACACCATTGTGTACAGCATCCTGTTCTCCGACGAATCAGCTTACGGCAACCCTGGCGGCTTCGGCGGGCACATGGGCGGTATGGGCCGTCACGGCGGATACGGGTATCCTCGATTCCCACAGCCTCAGCACGCAGACGGTAAGAAGGTACTGGAGCGAATGTCAAAGGAAACCGGCGGCCGCATGTTTGAGGTTTCCAAGAAGCTGCCGATTGACCAGATTTACGCCCAGATCGAAGAAGAGCTGCGCAATCAGTACAACCTCGGTTACACACCGGAGCGCGCGGCGGGGACCGCTTCGGGCTACCACAAGATCCACGTGGCTACTAAACAGAAAGACCTGATCGTGCAGGCGCGAGACGGATACTACGCCGAACAGTAG
- a CDS encoding cold-shock protein: MEQGTVKWFNDAKGYGFITRQNGEDVFVHFSAIEAQGFRSLQEGQAVQFNVVKGPKGWQAENVQLL; this comes from the coding sequence ATGGAACAAGGAACAGTTAAGTGGTTCAACGACGCTAAAGGCTATGGCTTCATTACCCGGCAGAACGGGGAGGACGTTTTCGTTCACTTCTCGGCTATCGAGGCGCAGGGCTTTCGCAGTCTGCAGGAAGGCCAGGCCGTGCAGTTCAATGTCGTGAAGGGACCGAAAGGCTGGCAGGCCGAGAACGTGCAGCTCCTCTAA
- a CDS encoding DUF3108 domain-containing protein, translating to MQGRTLKPYNNQWHVSLHKVDGTPLAEKAVWKDELRLLQKAGSEQLERTQTAVFTKDGLKVGETKTVNVCDRNTLAPISRYYSRHASVPGQEEETQVEFHGRQVRFSQNKNGSNSTSTQELLEPVFDFFGGMYGILLAALPLKRGFAGQLPSLDEDGPRLEWITFQVGDQEEVEAGQQSKLRAWVVNAATKQGPMKFWISPAPPYIIKLEYTQNDAGLVWTFSMS from the coding sequence GTGCAAGGCAGGACGCTTAAGCCATACAACAACCAGTGGCACGTTTCCCTTCATAAAGTGGACGGAACTCCGCTCGCAGAAAAAGCCGTGTGGAAGGACGAATTAAGACTGCTTCAGAAAGCGGGATCGGAACAACTGGAGCGCACTCAGACTGCGGTGTTTACCAAAGATGGATTGAAGGTTGGCGAGACGAAAACGGTGAACGTATGCGACCGCAACACGCTCGCACCCATCAGCCGCTACTACTCAAGGCACGCCAGCGTGCCTGGGCAAGAGGAAGAAACCCAAGTTGAGTTCCACGGGCGTCAAGTGCGATTCAGCCAAAACAAGAATGGGTCCAATTCGACGAGCACCCAGGAGCTATTGGAACCAGTTTTCGATTTCTTTGGGGGTATGTATGGGATTCTATTGGCTGCACTTCCTCTGAAGCGGGGATTTGCGGGACAACTGCCATCCCTCGACGAAGATGGACCACGTCTGGAATGGATAACGTTTCAGGTAGGCGATCAGGAAGAAGTTGAAGCCGGTCAGCAATCCAAATTGCGGGCTTGGGTTGTGAATGCAGCAACCAAACAGGGTCCAATGAAGTTTTGGATTAGCCCGGCTCCTCCTTACATCATAAAGCTGGAATACACACAGAACGATGCCGGCCTGGTTTGGACGTTTAGCATGTCTTAG
- the groL gene encoding chaperonin GroEL (60 kDa chaperone family; promotes refolding of misfolded polypeptides especially under stressful conditions; forms two stacked rings of heptamers to form a barrel-shaped 14mer; ends can be capped by GroES; misfolded proteins enter the barrel where they are refolded when GroES binds) — MAKQVVQGEESRQAILRGVNVLADAVKVTLGPKGRNVVIEKKFGSPTITKDGVTVAKEIELKDTLENMGAQMVREVASKTSDVAGDGTTTATVLAQAIFREGVKTVAAGANPMALKRGVEKAVQAVCGTYDEEHSKWNGGKLNDLSKPVAGDMKAIAQVGTISANNDETIGRIIAEAMKKVGKDGVITVEESKTMETQLDVVEGMQFDRGYLSPYFVTDPERMEAVLENAYILIHEKKISSMKDLLPLLEQIAKGGKPLVIVAEDVEGEALATLVVNKLRGTLQVCAVKAPGFGDRRKAMLQDIAILTGGKAITEDLGIKLENVQISDLGQAKKVTVDKDNTTIVEGKGKQAEIEGRVKEIRSQIEKTTSDYDREKLQERLAKLVGGVAVIKVGAATETEMKEKKARVEDAMHATRAAVEEGIVPGGGVALLRSAEALHSIKVEGDEQIGINIVKRALEEPLRQIVGNAGEEGAVVVGKVLESKDVNFGFNAQTDKFEDLVKAGVIDPTKVARTALQNAASIAALMLTTEALVSEIPEEKKAPAAPGGHGMGDMY; from the coding sequence ATGGCGAAGCAAGTAGTGCAAGGCGAGGAGTCGCGTCAGGCGATTCTCCGCGGCGTCAATGTGCTGGCCGACGCCGTGAAAGTCACGCTTGGTCCGAAGGGCCGCAACGTGGTTATTGAAAAGAAGTTCGGCTCTCCCACCATCACCAAGGACGGCGTCACGGTTGCTAAGGAAATCGAGCTGAAGGACACGCTCGAGAACATGGGTGCGCAGATGGTCCGCGAGGTTGCCTCGAAGACCTCCGATGTTGCTGGCGACGGCACCACCACCGCAACCGTTCTGGCGCAGGCAATCTTCCGCGAGGGCGTCAAGACCGTTGCTGCCGGCGCCAATCCCATGGCTTTGAAGCGCGGCGTCGAGAAGGCGGTTCAGGCGGTTTGCGGAACCTATGACGAAGAGCACAGCAAATGGAATGGTGGAAAGCTCAATGACCTCTCCAAGCCGGTCGCTGGCGACATGAAGGCGATCGCGCAGGTGGGCACCATCTCCGCCAACAACGACGAGACCATCGGCAGAATTATCGCCGAGGCGATGAAGAAGGTCGGCAAGGATGGTGTGATCACGGTGGAAGAGTCCAAGACCATGGAGACCCAGCTCGATGTGGTTGAGGGCATGCAGTTCGACCGCGGCTATCTGTCGCCTTACTTCGTGACCGATCCGGAGCGGATGGAAGCCGTTCTGGAGAACGCCTACATTCTGATCCACGAGAAGAAAATTTCGTCGATGAAGGACCTGCTCCCGCTGCTCGAGCAGATCGCTAAGGGCGGCAAGCCGCTGGTCATCGTCGCAGAAGACGTGGAAGGCGAAGCGCTGGCAACTCTGGTCGTCAACAAGCTGCGCGGAACGCTGCAAGTCTGCGCTGTGAAAGCTCCTGGCTTCGGCGATCGGCGCAAGGCCATGCTGCAGGATATTGCGATCCTAACCGGTGGCAAAGCTATTACCGAAGACCTCGGCATCAAGCTGGAAAACGTGCAGATCAGCGACCTCGGCCAGGCCAAGAAGGTTACCGTCGACAAGGACAACACCACCATCGTTGAGGGTAAGGGCAAGCAGGCCGAGATCGAAGGCCGGGTGAAGGAGATCCGCAGCCAGATCGAGAAGACCACCAGCGACTACGACCGCGAGAAGCTGCAGGAGCGGTTGGCGAAGCTAGTCGGCGGAGTTGCGGTGATCAAGGTGGGCGCGGCAACCGAGACCGAGATGAAGGAGAAGAAGGCTCGAGTCGAGGATGCCATGCACGCCACCCGTGCTGCGGTTGAGGAAGGCATCGTTCCCGGAGGCGGCGTGGCCCTGCTGCGCTCAGCCGAGGCGCTGCACTCGATCAAGGTTGAGGGGGACGAGCAGATCGGCATCAACATCGTGAAGCGGGCGCTGGAAGAGCCCCTGCGCCAGATCGTCGGCAACGCCGGCGAGGAAGGTGCAGTCGTGGTGGGCAAGGTGCTGGAGTCCAAGGACGTCAATTTCGGTTTTAACGCCCAGACCGATAAGTTCGAAGACCTGGTCAAGGCTGGCGTCATTGATCCAACTAAGGTGGCCCGCACGGCGTTGCAGAACGCGGCTTCGATCGCCGCTCTGATGTTGACCACCGAAGCCCTGGTCTCGGAGATTCCGGAAGAGAAGAAAGCTCCGGCAGCTCCCGGCGGCCACGGCATGGGCGACATGTACTAA